The Pantoea phytobeneficialis genome has a segment encoding these proteins:
- a CDS encoding alpha/beta fold hydrolase: MKKFLFSTLAAVILSSSWSALAAPVDTVVLVHGAFADGSSWNQVIPQLQSHHLKVISVQLPLTSLQDDVAATQRAIARAPGNVVLVGHSWGGTVITEAGNDARVKGLVYIAAFAPNAGQSTGELAGSYPPPAGSADIAKTPDGFLYLPAATVAKDFAEDSPAARQKTLTVTQGPIRAAAFGDKVSQAAWTQKPSWYLVSTQDRMINPDLERAMAQHIHAHTRSVAASHTSMLSHPTSVAQIITQAVDGSNAQ, from the coding sequence ATGAAAAAGTTCCTGTTTAGTACACTCGCCGCCGTTATCCTCTCTTCGTCCTGGTCGGCGCTGGCTGCGCCGGTTGACACCGTGGTGTTGGTACACGGTGCGTTCGCCGATGGCAGCAGTTGGAATCAGGTGATCCCGCAACTGCAATCCCATCATCTCAAGGTGATCTCCGTTCAGCTGCCGCTGACCTCATTACAAGATGATGTGGCCGCAACCCAGCGTGCGATAGCGCGTGCGCCGGGTAATGTGGTGCTGGTGGGGCATTCATGGGGCGGTACGGTGATCACCGAAGCCGGGAACGATGCACGCGTCAAAGGTTTGGTATATATCGCAGCCTTCGCGCCAAACGCCGGGCAATCCACCGGTGAGCTGGCAGGGAGTTATCCACCTCCGGCGGGTAGCGCGGATATCGCCAAAACGCCGGACGGTTTCCTCTATTTGCCTGCCGCCACGGTGGCGAAGGACTTTGCCGAAGATAGCCCGGCTGCCCGGCAGAAAACCCTGACGGTGACACAAGGACCGATCCGCGCAGCGGCTTTTGGTGACAAAGTCAGCCAGGCTGCCTGGACGCAAAAACCGAGCTGGTATCTGGTCAGTACCCAGGATCGCATGATCAACCCGGATCTGGAACGGGCGATGGCACAGCACATTCACGCCCACACCCGCAGCGTGGCCGCCAGTCATACCTCAATGTTGAGCCATCCCACCAGCGTCGCGCAGATCATCACCCAAGCGGTCGATGGCAGTAACGCCCAATAA